A single window of Lathamus discolor isolate bLatDis1 chromosome 20, bLatDis1.hap1, whole genome shotgun sequence DNA harbors:
- the EIF1 gene encoding eukaryotic translation initiation factor 1: protein MSAIQNLQPFDPFADASKGDDLLPAGTEDYIHIRIQQRNGRKTLTTVQGIADDYDKKKLVKAFKKKFACNGTVIEHPEYGEVIQLQGDQRKNICQFLVEIGLAKDDQLKVHGF from the exons ATGTCCGCTATCCAGAACCTCCAGCCCTTCG ACCCCTTTGCTGATGCAAGTAAGGGTGATGACCTGCTCCCTGCCGGCACTGAGGACTACATCCATATAAGGATCCAGCAGCGGAACGGCAGGAAGACCCTCACCACAGTCCAGGGCATCGCGGATGACTACGATAAAAAGAAACTGGTGAAAGCCTTCAAAaag AAATTTGCCTGCAATGGTACTGTAATTGAACACCCTGAGTATGGAGAAGTGATTCAGCTGCAAGGTGACCAGCGCAAGAACATATGCCAGTTCCTCGTAGAG aTTGGACTGGCTAAAGACGACCAGCTGAAAGTCCATGGGTTTTAA
- the LOC136023956 gene encoding gastrin/cholecystokinin-like peptide → MKVKVCIGLILTMAATACLCRPAAEAPRAGGDPPQPPGSLVQRDWPEALSQEQKHLISRVLPHIFTELRDHKGYEGMEDLHDLYYPDWMDFGRRSAEDSMDAV, encoded by the exons ATGAAGGTGAAGGTTTGCATCGGCCTCATCCTCACCATGGCAGCCACCGCCTGCCTGTGCCGGCCCGCAGCAGAGGCCCCACGCGCTGGGGGGGatcccccccagcccccaggCAGCCTGGTCCAGCGGGACTGGCCAGAGGCCCTGTCCCAGGAGCAGAAGCACCTCATCTCCAGGGTCCTGCCCCACATCTTCACAG AGCTGAGGGACCACAAGGGCTACGAGGGGATGGAGGATCTGCACGACCTCTACTACCCCGACTGGATGGACTTCGGCCGCCGCAGTGCCGAGGACTCGATGGATGCTGTGTAG